The Faecalibacterium prausnitzii genome includes a window with the following:
- a CDS encoding MFS transporter: MAQLLLPVIYLAFISLGLPDSLLGSAWPNLYPAFGVPVSYAGIVSMIISCGTIVSSLCSDRLTRALGTGKVTALSVAMTAAALFGFSVSSAFWMLCLWAIPYGLGAGSVDAALNNYVALHYESRHMSWLHCMWGVGTIISPVLMSLALTGGQGWNGGYRIVALIQVGITAVLVLSLPLWKGSPAAASADGTPARPLTLPQILAIPGAREVMLCFFCYCGLETTAGLWASSYLTLSKGVPADTAAAFAGLFYLGITVGRGFCGFVTLRFNDTQMIRLGQTVLAVGVAALLLPGPQALSLAGLVLVGLGCAPIYPSIIHSTPDHFGADRSQAVIGVQMASAYVGNLVMPPLFGLLANNVAPALFPVYLLALLILMIVMHEQLTRKTACK; this comes from the coding sequence ATGGCACAGCTTCTTCTGCCGGTCATCTACCTGGCGTTCATCAGCCTCGGCCTGCCGGATTCGCTTCTCGGCTCCGCCTGGCCGAACCTCTACCCCGCTTTCGGGGTGCCGGTGTCCTACGCAGGCATCGTCTCGATGATCATCTCCTGTGGGACCATCGTTTCCAGCCTGTGCAGCGACCGGCTGACCCGTGCGCTGGGCACCGGCAAGGTCACGGCCCTCAGTGTGGCGATGACGGCGGCGGCGCTGTTCGGCTTCTCCGTGTCGAGCGCGTTCTGGATGCTCTGCCTCTGGGCCATCCCCTACGGGCTGGGTGCCGGAAGCGTGGACGCCGCCCTGAACAACTACGTCGCCCTCCACTACGAGAGCCGCCACATGAGCTGGCTGCACTGCATGTGGGGCGTGGGCACCATCATCAGCCCGGTGCTGATGAGCCTGGCCCTGACCGGCGGGCAGGGCTGGAACGGTGGCTACCGCATCGTAGCCCTCATCCAGGTCGGCATCACAGCCGTTCTGGTGCTGAGCCTGCCGCTCTGGAAAGGCAGCCCGGCCGCCGCAAGCGCGGACGGCACCCCGGCCAGGCCGCTGACGCTGCCCCAGATCCTGGCCATCCCCGGTGCGCGGGAAGTGATGCTCTGCTTCTTCTGCTACTGCGGCCTCGAAACGACAGCGGGCCTCTGGGCCAGCAGCTACCTCACGCTGAGCAAGGGCGTCCCGGCCGACACGGCCGCTGCCTTTGCGGGCCTGTTCTATCTGGGCATCACGGTGGGGCGCGGCTTCTGCGGCTTCGTCACCCTGCGGTTCAACGACACCCAGATGATCCGCCTGGGGCAGACCGTTCTGGCCGTGGGTGTGGCCGCCCTGCTTCTGCCGGGGCCGCAGGCGCTCTCGCTGGCCGGCCTCGTTCTCGTGGGGCTGGGCTGTGCGCCCATCTACCCCAGCATCATCCACTCCACGCCGGACCACTTCGGCGCGGACCGGTCGCAGGCTGTGATCGGCGTCCAGATGGCAAGCGCCTATGTCGGCAATCTGGTCATGCCGCCGCTGTTCGGCCTGCTGGCAAACAACGTTGCCCCTGCCCTCTTCCCCGTGTATCTGCTGGCGCTGCTGATCCTGATGATCGTCATGCACGAGCAGCTCACCCGGAAGACGGCGTGCAAATAA